The following proteins are co-located in the Flectobacillus major DSM 103 genome:
- a CDS encoding ABC transporter ATP-binding protein has protein sequence MDTQNPVIDIQNLYMQYGDNQVLKGINIEVYQGQIVGYIGPNGAGKSTTLKILIGMLSDFEGYVRVLGYDVKKNPLEVKRRIGYVPENASLYEQLTPLEYLTFVGRLYKMEESMLEKAALELLYLFDLSDSIDKRMNTFSKGMKQKVLLISGLIHNPDIIFLDEPLSGLDANAVILVKEILGKLKNHGKTIFYSSHLMDVVEKISDRIVVLNHGEIIADGTFDELRSQASGSLESIFSSLTGNTEETHSKADDFIRALGV, from the coding sequence ATGGACACCCAGAACCCTGTAATTGATATACAAAATTTGTATATGCAATATGGTGATAATCAAGTATTAAAAGGTATAAACATTGAGGTTTATCAGGGGCAAATCGTAGGATATATTGGCCCTAATGGTGCAGGAAAAAGTACAACCCTAAAAATTTTGATAGGTATGCTATCGGATTTTGAGGGGTATGTGCGTGTGTTAGGCTATGATGTAAAAAAAAATCCCCTAGAAGTAAAAAGAAGAATAGGTTATGTACCCGAAAATGCTTCGTTGTACGAACAGCTTACTCCGCTCGAATACCTGACTTTTGTGGGGCGGTTGTACAAAATGGAGGAAAGTATGCTAGAAAAAGCAGCACTAGAATTGCTTTATCTTTTTGATTTGTCGGATAGTATCGACAAACGGATGAATACTTTTTCTAAAGGAATGAAGCAAAAAGTGCTTTTGATTTCAGGCTTGATTCATAATCCAGATATTATTTTTCTGGACGAACCTCTTTCGGGGCTCGATGCCAATGCCGTAATTTTGGTAAAAGAAATTTTAGGCAAACTCAAAAATCATGGCAAAACGATTTTTTATTCATCGCATTTGATGGATGTTGTAGAAAAAATATCAGACCGCATTGTGGTATTGAACCACGGCGAGATTATAGCAGATGGTACTTTTGATGAACTTCGTAGCCAAGCATCGGGGTCGTTGGAAAGTATTTTTAGTAGCTTAACAGGAAATACTGAGGAAACCCACTCGAAAGCCGATGACTTTATTCGGGCTCTCGGAGTATAA
- a CDS encoding xylulokinase → MLLLGIDIGTSSIKASVVDGTTGQIIASAQYPDTENTISTPQTGWAEQDPEMWWECVQQAVFRCHSSGKYNSKDIHAIGIAYQMHGLVMVDRDHRVLRPSIIWCDSRAVEIGNQAFKTIGEEKSLAHLLNSPGNFTASKLAWVKANEPRIYGSVYKIMLPGDFIAMKLTGTITTSNSALSEGIFWDFQTNAVSEDVMKTYGFSHNILPELRPLFSNHGEVTSSIADLLGLQAGTPVCYKAGDQPNNALSLNVLEPGEVAATAGTSGVVYSVSDQVSYDPLSRVNTFAHVNHQLNNQNRLGTLLCINGTGILNRWVRDNVATNMSYQQMNDAASQVQAGANGLFVLPFGNGAERVLGNKTIDATFTGINFNIHSSAHIIRASQEGIAFSLKYGVDIMASNGSSPKVIRAGKANMFLSNVFTEALVNAIGVAVELYDTDGAKGAALGAGIGQGFFSNPKDAFSNMKSIGLVEPTPHLVAQYAEVYAQWKAILDAQL, encoded by the coding sequence ATGTTACTTTTAGGCATCGACATTGGTACATCATCCATCAAAGCATCGGTAGTAGATGGTACTACTGGACAAATTATTGCTTCGGCACAGTATCCTGATACCGAAAATACGATTTCGACACCACAAACTGGCTGGGCAGAACAAGACCCCGAAATGTGGTGGGAGTGCGTTCAACAAGCTGTTTTTCGATGCCATTCATCTGGCAAATATAATTCAAAAGATATTCATGCCATCGGGATTGCTTATCAAATGCACGGATTAGTAATGGTAGACCGCGACCACCGTGTTTTGAGACCTTCGATTATTTGGTGTGATAGCCGTGCCGTTGAAATTGGCAATCAGGCTTTTAAAACTATTGGTGAAGAAAAAAGTCTTGCACATTTATTAAACTCTCCTGGTAATTTTACTGCATCAAAATTGGCATGGGTTAAGGCCAACGAACCTCGCATATATGGCTCGGTGTATAAAATAATGCTCCCTGGCGACTTTATTGCCATGAAACTTACGGGTACTATTACTACCTCGAACTCGGCCTTGTCGGAAGGGATTTTCTGGGATTTTCAGACCAACGCTGTTTCGGAAGATGTTATGAAAACGTACGGTTTTTCTCATAATATTTTACCCGAACTTCGTCCGTTATTTTCTAATCATGGTGAAGTCACTAGCTCAATTGCCGACTTGTTGGGGCTTCAGGCTGGCACACCTGTTTGCTATAAGGCTGGTGACCAACCCAACAATGCTCTTTCACTCAATGTACTTGAGCCTGGTGAGGTAGCTGCTACAGCAGGCACTTCGGGGGTTGTGTATTCGGTGTCTGACCAAGTGAGCTATGACCCACTTTCACGAGTAAATACTTTTGCCCATGTAAACCACCAGCTCAACAACCAAAACCGTTTGGGAACTTTGTTGTGTATCAACGGCACGGGTATTTTGAATCGTTGGGTACGTGACAATGTGGCTACCAATATGAGCTACCAACAGATGAACGATGCGGCTTCGCAGGTACAAGCTGGTGCCAATGGTCTTTTTGTGTTGCCATTTGGTAATGGAGCTGAACGAGTACTTGGCAACAAAACTATTGATGCTACTTTTACGGGTATCAACTTCAATATTCATAGTAGTGCCCATATTATTAGAGCCTCTCAAGAGGGTATTGCGTTCTCTTTAAAATACGGTGTAGATATTATGGCTAGTAATGGCAGTTCGCCAAAGGTTATTCGTGCAGGCAAGGCCAACATGTTTTTGAGCAACGTATTTACGGAAGCGTTAGTAAATGCTATTGGGGTGGCTGTTGAGCTTTATGACACTGATGGTGCCAAAGGTGCGGCTTTAGGAGCTGGTATTGGTCAAGGTTTCTTTAGTAATCCTAAAGATGCCTTTAGCAACATGAAATCAATAGGATTGGTAGAGCCTACTCCTCATTTGGTAGCACAATATGCTGAAGTATATGCTCAATGGAAAGCTATTTTAGATGCTCAACTCTAA
- a CDS encoding Gfo/Idh/MocA family protein, with protein MKRRNFIIQSATASLAFSHLPLLSALGNKAYRYKTALIGSGWWGMNILREAIRAGESKVVALCDVDSNQLSLALEEVKKMTSDTPKTYRDFRELLLKEKPEIVIVATPDHWHPLIAIAAMEIGANVYVEKPIGHTLMEGRAMVNAARKYDRIVQVGTHRRVSPHNIAGINFLKSGKAGKIGMVRAFVHYGGGAGTVVPNSEPPQGLDWDMYCGPAPLIPYNKMIHPKGFRQFLNFANGQLGDWGIHWMDQILWWTEEKYPKKVYSTMARHIRQDNTDSPDTQLVNFEFESFQVSWEHRLYAANEAEKANVGCYFYGTEGTFHMGWQDGWTFYPANKNQSIIHQEPQLNKPDDQNIRELWQDFLQSIKQHKRPICDIEIGHRSTNMSLLGMLSAKAGRSIIWDGEKEVILNDPSANALLRREYRKPWEYPSVE; from the coding sequence ATGAAAAGAAGAAACTTTATTATTCAATCTGCTACTGCCAGTTTGGCTTTTTCTCATTTGCCTTTGCTGTCTGCTTTAGGCAATAAGGCATATCGCTACAAAACAGCCTTGATTGGTTCGGGGTGGTGGGGCATGAATATTCTTCGTGAAGCCATCCGTGCAGGCGAATCCAAAGTGGTAGCGTTATGTGATGTCGATTCCAACCAATTGTCCTTAGCCTTGGAAGAAGTAAAAAAAATGACAAGTGATACGCCCAAAACCTACCGTGACTTTAGAGAATTGTTGCTCAAAGAAAAACCCGAAATAGTCATTGTTGCTACTCCCGACCACTGGCATCCCTTAATAGCAATTGCCGCTATGGAAATAGGAGCAAATGTCTATGTTGAAAAGCCCATTGGTCATACCCTAATGGAAGGCCGAGCTATGGTAAATGCCGCCCGAAAATACGATAGAATTGTTCAGGTTGGTACACACCGAAGGGTTTCGCCTCATAATATAGCGGGTATAAATTTCTTGAAATCTGGAAAAGCTGGTAAAATAGGAATGGTTAGGGCTTTTGTGCATTATGGCGGAGGTGCAGGTACTGTAGTACCCAATTCTGAACCACCCCAAGGACTCGACTGGGACATGTACTGTGGGCCAGCACCACTGATTCCTTACAACAAAATGATTCATCCAAAGGGATTTCGGCAGTTTTTGAATTTTGCCAATGGGCAATTAGGCGATTGGGGGATTCATTGGATGGACCAAATTTTGTGGTGGACTGAAGAAAAGTACCCCAAAAAGGTTTATTCTACTATGGCTAGGCATATCAGGCAAGACAATACTGACTCGCCCGATACACAACTCGTGAATTTTGAATTTGAGTCATTTCAGGTATCGTGGGAGCACCGTTTGTATGCCGCCAACGAAGCCGAAAAAGCCAATGTCGGTTGTTATTTTTATGGAACAGAAGGAACTTTCCACATGGGCTGGCAAGATGGATGGACTTTTTACCCTGCCAACAAAAACCAATCTATTATTCATCAAGAGCCACAATTAAATAAACCCGACGACCAAAATATTCGGGAGTTATGGCAAGATTTCTTACAGTCAATCAAGCAACACAAACGCCCTATTTGCGACATTGAAATAGGACATCGCTCTACCAATATGAGTCTGCTAGGTATGTTATCGGCCAAAGCAGGGCGAAGTATTATTTGGGACGGCGAAAAAGAGGTGATTTTGAACGACCCCTCAGCCAACGCATTGCTACGACGTGAATACCGCAAACCTTGGGAATATCCTTCTGTTGAATAA
- a CDS encoding PAS domain S-box protein, giving the protein MFQQALTIVSNYENSVFFTTQLQRIGVFPTIKEYYWQNITDNFPSQNDFTPDLVLVFVYPDVVNRAITMIELLSKKFPTASIIVVSNTIIKESVRAIISAGAQDYISTEQFDANTLEKVLLFAKERQTLRSRFKKVANDYKQLFDANPMPMWVYNKQTDQFIKVNEAACIKYGYSLREFHQLKYQDLLQKNTSVHHSLSSGYESHKTKDGSTIYVEITAHETSYKGTDAILALAHDITPRILAENERKRTSEQLLAIFENATDAILLSDEKGNFLDANQAAAGLFEYSIPEITHFSVNHFIHNSNTHRLERFWDILTQIGRFRGKINVNSKHSQNKIVEWRAVANIREGIHLHILSDITESELKAREDELNSMILGSIKDSFSLKQTLTAIGNNIRMFTGWQLTEFWMPDPKKKQLFLASSSVEQKAADLVYFVENSKAHVRKFDSQGLPIMSWQKQQSVWFNDLTHNSHFNRAKLLDTTKIYTAITVPILENPNASNVLGVLVLLDNNDIPEDNHLITVLSNVAASLGSLILKVKAREELSNLFNYSADLICITDKDGYFVKANPAFTRVLGYSFEELQACNYTHFIHQDDLEESLEQVQKLYRGEIVYAHSNRYRTANNDYRHIEWVAVPDPNGKQVFVIGRDVTELKSKTAEALKHAEAVKNTLESITDGFFTVDKNWIVTYWNSSAEKIFQQSRDSILGKSLWVYFSQEATPVFYQKLHEVLQQNASQSFEAYFQAFDLWIEASVYPSTEGLSIYFKDTTMSKKQAIALQNAQQNQEAIINSTTDIIWSVNRDFNLILANKPYLNAMSNYLGEPFQINQAGFEDRLPKHLVDKWKGYYQKGILGESFSVLERLESFAEPKSVIINFNPIYDHEGNITGVACFSKDITDLNQKIEIIAKQSNQLEEIAWFQSHQLRAPVSRILGIIEYFDLVEIPADDILSQVIQDLKISVLELDSIIKKIVNKTYKP; this is encoded by the coding sequence ATGTTCCAACAAGCCCTTACTATTGTTAGTAATTATGAAAATTCAGTTTTTTTCACAACTCAGTTGCAGCGTATTGGAGTCTTTCCTACCATCAAAGAATATTACTGGCAAAATATTACCGATAATTTCCCTTCACAGAATGACTTTACACCAGATCTTGTATTGGTTTTTGTCTACCCTGATGTTGTAAATAGGGCTATTACAATGATAGAATTGCTCAGCAAAAAATTTCCTACGGCTTCGATTATTGTAGTTAGCAACACTATTATCAAAGAATCTGTTCGGGCTATTATTTCGGCAGGAGCTCAAGACTATATCAGTACCGAGCAATTTGATGCCAACACACTTGAAAAAGTACTATTATTTGCCAAAGAGAGGCAAACGCTACGAAGTAGGTTCAAAAAAGTAGCCAACGATTACAAACAGTTATTTGATGCCAATCCTATGCCCATGTGGGTGTACAATAAGCAAACCGACCAATTTATAAAAGTAAATGAGGCTGCTTGTATCAAATATGGCTATTCACTCAGGGAATTCCATCAACTCAAATACCAAGATTTACTACAAAAAAACACATCAGTACATCACTCTTTATCGTCTGGTTACGAATCCCATAAAACCAAAGATGGAAGTACGATTTATGTAGAAATTACAGCCCATGAAACTTCTTATAAGGGTACTGATGCTATTTTGGCACTGGCTCATGATATAACACCAAGAATCTTGGCTGAAAATGAGCGAAAAAGAACATCAGAGCAACTTTTGGCTATTTTTGAGAACGCGACTGATGCCATTTTGCTGAGCGACGAAAAAGGAAACTTCCTAGATGCTAATCAAGCAGCCGCTGGTTTATTTGAATATTCGATTCCCGAAATCACCCATTTCTCAGTCAATCACTTTATCCATAATAGTAATACGCACCGCTTAGAGCGTTTTTGGGATATTCTTACTCAGATTGGTAGGTTTCGAGGCAAAATCAATGTTAATAGCAAACATTCACAAAATAAAATTGTAGAGTGGCGGGCTGTAGCTAATATTCGAGAAGGAATTCATTTGCATATTCTCAGCGATATTACCGAATCGGAGCTAAAAGCACGTGAAGACGAACTCAATAGCATGATTTTGGGTAGTATCAAAGACTCTTTTTCGCTCAAGCAAACCCTTACTGCTATTGGTAATAATATCCGAATGTTTACGGGATGGCAACTTACAGAGTTTTGGATGCCCGACCCCAAGAAAAAACAATTGTTTTTGGCAAGCTCGTCGGTAGAACAAAAGGCAGCCGACCTAGTGTATTTTGTCGAAAACTCAAAGGCTCATGTGCGTAAATTTGATAGCCAAGGTTTACCTATTATGAGTTGGCAAAAACAGCAAAGTGTTTGGTTTAATGATTTAACCCATAATTCTCATTTTAATAGAGCCAAATTACTTGATACTACCAAAATCTATACAGCTATCACCGTTCCGATTCTCGAAAACCCCAACGCCAGCAATGTCTTGGGTGTGCTGGTATTGCTCGACAACAACGATATACCTGAAGACAATCATTTAATTACAGTGCTGAGCAATGTTGCCGCTTCGCTAGGAAGCCTTATTTTGAAAGTAAAAGCCCGTGAAGAACTCTCAAATCTATTCAACTACTCGGCCGACTTAATTTGTATTACAGATAAAGATGGCTATTTTGTCAAAGCAAATCCTGCTTTTACCCGAGTATTGGGCTATTCGTTTGAAGAACTTCAGGCCTGTAACTATACGCATTTTATCCACCAAGACGATTTGGAAGAATCGCTAGAACAGGTTCAAAAACTCTACCGAGGCGAAATTGTGTATGCCCATAGCAATCGCTACAGAACCGCCAACAACGATTATCGGCATATTGAATGGGTTGCAGTACCCGACCCCAATGGCAAACAGGTTTTTGTGATTGGTAGAGATGTAACCGAGCTAAAAAGTAAAACAGCGGAAGCCCTCAAACATGCCGAGGCTGTAAAAAATACCCTTGAAAGTATTACTGATGGTTTTTTTACAGTTGATAAAAATTGGATAGTTACTTATTGGAACTCTTCGGCCGAAAAGATTTTTCAACAAAGCCGAGACTCCATTCTTGGCAAAAGCCTTTGGGTATATTTTAGCCAAGAAGCTACGCCCGTTTTTTACCAAAAACTCCATGAAGTACTTCAACAAAATGCTTCGCAGTCGTTTGAGGCCTATTTTCAGGCATTCGATTTATGGATAGAAGCATCGGTATATCCATCTACTGAAGGTTTATCTATTTATTTTAAAGATACAACCATGAGCAAAAAACAGGCAATAGCCCTACAAAATGCCCAGCAAAATCAAGAAGCTATTATTAATTCTACTACCGATATTATCTGGTCGGTCAATAGAGATTTCAATCTGATTTTGGCCAATAAACCATACCTCAACGCCATGTCCAACTACCTAGGCGAGCCTTTTCAGATAAATCAGGCAGGCTTTGAAGACAGGCTACCCAAACACCTAGTAGATAAATGGAAAGGTTATTACCAAAAAGGTATTTTGGGCGAATCGTTCTCGGTACTAGAACGGCTAGAATCATTTGCTGAACCCAAGAGTGTTATTATCAACTTTAACCCTATTTATGACCATGAGGGTAATATTACAGGAGTAGCGTGTTTTTCTAAAGATATTACAGATTTGAACCAAAAAATAGAGATAATTGCTAAGCAATCTAATCAGCTCGAAGAAATTGCATGGTTTCAATCGCATCAACTTCGAGCACCTGTATCTCGAATTTTGGGCATTATCGAATATTTTGATTTGGTAGAAATCCCTGCCGATGACATATTAAGTCAAGTGATTCAGGATTTAAAGATTTCGGTATTAGAACTAGACTCTATCATTAAAAAGATTGTTAATAAAACGTACAAACCCTAA
- a CDS encoding TetR/AcrR family transcriptional regulator: MRTKDEAKEQMILDSALSMIAKVGLSGFKITNLAKEVGIAAGTIYIYFKDKEALIKKLYLYLIEKEAAASLALMQTHEPLKNQLEQLCYYYLANTLQNPEHAAFFEQYTRSPYYESDEELQRQEALVLAPIYHQLLKGQQANIIKPIDPEVLVTLICGALAEYARLMMLKKVKPSSNEWAAIFQILWDGIKC; the protein is encoded by the coding sequence ATGAGAACTAAGGACGAAGCCAAAGAACAAATGATACTCGACAGTGCCTTATCAATGATTGCCAAAGTGGGCTTGTCGGGCTTTAAAATAACCAATTTGGCCAAAGAAGTTGGTATTGCCGCTGGTACAATTTATATCTATTTCAAGGATAAAGAGGCATTGATAAAAAAGCTGTATTTATATTTGATTGAGAAAGAAGCGGCAGCTTCTTTGGCTTTGATGCAAACCCACGAACCGCTCAAAAATCAGCTTGAACAACTTTGTTATTATTATCTGGCCAATACCCTACAAAATCCAGAACATGCCGCTTTTTTTGAACAATATACTCGCTCGCCTTACTATGAGTCTGACGAAGAATTACAGCGGCAAGAGGCTTTAGTTTTAGCACCTATTTATCATCAATTGCTAAAAGGACAACAAGCTAATATCATTAAGCCCATAGACCCAGAGGTACTCGTTACACTTATCTGTGGAGCATTAGCCGAATATGCAAGGCTGATGATGCTCAAAAAAGTGAAGCCTTCTAGCAACGAATGGGCTGCTATTTTTCAGATTCTTTGGGATGGTATCAAATGCTAA
- a CDS encoding ferritin, translating to MKDLMRQRTSLKEEIEIALNAQCKMEAEASQKYLAMASWLDRNGFEKSAEYLYKQAEEEREHFLKLFKYINEVGGSAITPTIGEVTQEFPTFKSVFEAALQSEINVTNAINKIVLKCREENDYATENFMMWYVTEQREEEKNARRALELFDLIDSESPTGKFVLDKEIAKIGE from the coding sequence ATGAAAGATTTAATGAGACAACGTACTTCTTTGAAAGAAGAGATTGAAATAGCACTTAATGCACAGTGTAAAATGGAAGCTGAGGCTTCTCAAAAATACTTAGCTATGGCTTCGTGGTTAGATAGAAATGGATTTGAAAAGTCGGCAGAATACCTTTATAAGCAAGCCGAAGAAGAAAGAGAGCATTTCCTTAAGCTGTTTAAATATATTAATGAAGTGGGTGGTTCAGCTATTACGCCTACCATTGGCGAAGTAACACAAGAATTCCCGACTTTCAAGAGTGTATTTGAGGCAGCTTTGCAAAGCGAAATCAATGTTACGAATGCTATCAATAAAATTGTGTTGAAGTGCCGTGAAGAAAACGATTACGCAACCGAGAATTTTATGATGTGGTATGTAACCGAGCAAAGAGAAGAAGAGAAAAATGCTCGCAGAGCATTAGAACTATTCGATTTAATCGATTCGGAAAGCCCAACTGGCAAATTTGTTCTTGACAAAGAAATTGCTAAAATTGGAGAATAA
- a CDS encoding nuclease A inhibitor family protein, translated as MTENPILASLENNNLSLQDEINRLIADLYYPSESDEKIAFVEVDLPTDTPFALSSFKMFLGILPDTVASEISLDEFFAPLLKTEDWFGEEELAWVKSAEALKTLMTSQLTDIVGYKLGSIEIDVYLLGKSQAGNWQGIKTKVVET; from the coding sequence ATGACAGAAAACCCCATTCTTGCGTCACTTGAAAATAATAATTTATCTTTACAAGACGAAATAAACCGTTTGATAGCCGATTTGTATTATCCTAGCGAATCGGATGAAAAGATAGCGTTTGTGGAAGTGGACTTGCCTACCGATACACCTTTTGCATTATCAAGTTTTAAAATGTTTTTAGGCATCTTGCCCGATACAGTAGCTTCAGAGATAAGTTTAGACGAATTTTTTGCCCCATTATTAAAAACAGAAGATTGGTTTGGCGAAGAAGAATTGGCTTGGGTAAAAAGTGCAGAAGCCCTAAAAACACTGATGACTTCTCAGTTGACAGATATTGTTGGGTATAAATTAGGAAGCATAGAAATAGATGTTTATTTGTTGGGCAAAAGCCAAGCAGGTAACTGGCAGGGTATCAAAACCAAAGTGGTAGAAACCTAG
- a CDS encoding DUF937 domain-containing protein, with the protein MLEQLMGLIKDHSQDAIVNNPAIPNDQNDSAMETILGAITGGLQQQAQGNGIASVMGLLGGQGGASGSTSLMSNPIVANIAQQAVSSLMQKFGIGNSAASNIVSQVLPGVISSVISKTNDPNDSSLNIQDFVGAFSDGKLDMNDISNIAGKLMGGGGQQGQAGGLGGLLGGLFK; encoded by the coding sequence ATGTTAGAACAATTAATGGGTCTGATTAAAGACCATTCGCAAGACGCTATCGTTAACAACCCTGCAATTCCTAATGATCAAAACGACTCTGCTATGGAAACGATTTTGGGGGCTATTACAGGTGGGCTTCAGCAACAAGCTCAAGGAAATGGTATTGCAAGTGTCATGGGTCTTTTGGGCGGACAAGGTGGTGCTTCTGGCTCTACAAGCTTGATGTCAAACCCAATTGTCGCCAACATTGCTCAACAAGCTGTAAGCAGCCTTATGCAGAAATTTGGAATTGGCAATAGTGCTGCTTCCAATATCGTATCACAGGTTTTGCCTGGCGTTATTAGTTCTGTTATTTCAAAAACTAATGACCCTAACGATTCTTCTTTGAATATTCAAGATTTTGTAGGTGCATTTAGCGATGGTAAGCTCGATATGAACGATATTAGCAATATTGCTGGTAAACTAATGGGTGGCGGTGGCCAACAAGGACAAGCTGGTGGCCTAGGTGGTTTGCTAGGAGGATTGTTCAAATAA
- a CDS encoding cysteine desulfurase family protein — protein sequence MKLPIYLDYNATTPVDTRVLQEMLPWFSENFGNAASRSHLYGWKAEEAVATARQQVAHLLHANDKEIVFTSGATEANNLALKGVFEALAHKGNHIITIATEHKAILDVCEHLKHLGAEISLLYPDNQGQISLEQIQGAIRPSTILVSAMYANNETGVIFPIRAIGALCQQHQIIFHTDATQAVGKIPIDVQNDHIDLLSLSAHKLYGAKGVGALYINRKNKNLHLVAQMDGGKHERGLRSGTLNVPGIVSLGTACVIAQQEMQSNAQSIALLRDVLENGLLQIPQTSVNGNTQCRLPHVSNIAFGGVDGELLLISLHDIAVSSGSACTSASVLPSHVLKAMGVADQLAYSSIRFSLGKYTTEEEILYTINHVKEVIAKLQQ from the coding sequence TTGAAACTTCCTATTTACCTAGACTATAACGCAACCACACCCGTCGATACAAGGGTTTTGCAAGAAATGTTACCTTGGTTTAGCGAAAACTTTGGTAATGCTGCTTCACGAAGCCATTTGTACGGCTGGAAGGCCGAAGAAGCTGTGGCTACTGCAAGGCAACAAGTAGCCCATTTATTGCACGCCAACGACAAAGAAATTGTATTTACAAGTGGTGCTACCGAAGCCAACAACCTTGCGTTAAAGGGTGTTTTTGAGGCTTTGGCTCATAAAGGTAACCATATTATTACTATTGCTACTGAGCACAAAGCAATATTGGATGTATGCGAACATTTAAAACACCTCGGAGCTGAAATTAGCCTTTTATATCCTGATAATCAGGGACAAATTAGCCTTGAACAAATTCAGGGGGCTATTCGCCCAAGTACCATTTTGGTGTCGGCGATGTATGCCAATAACGAAACGGGCGTAATTTTCCCGATTAGAGCAATTGGGGCATTGTGTCAACAGCACCAAATTATTTTTCATACCGATGCCACACAGGCGGTTGGCAAAATACCCATAGATGTCCAAAATGACCATATCGACTTACTAAGCTTATCGGCTCATAAACTGTACGGTGCAAAAGGAGTTGGGGCTTTGTATATAAATCGAAAAAACAAAAACTTACACCTTGTAGCTCAGATGGATGGTGGCAAACATGAGCGAGGTTTACGCTCAGGAACACTCAATGTGCCGGGTATTGTAAGCTTGGGAACAGCCTGTGTAATAGCTCAACAAGAAATGCAAAGCAATGCCCAATCAATAGCATTACTAAGGGATGTTCTCGAAAATGGTCTTTTACAAATACCCCAAACGTCGGTCAATGGCAATACTCAATGCCGTTTGCCTCATGTATCGAATATAGCCTTTGGAGGGGTCGATGGCGAACTTTTGCTAATAAGCCTACACGATATTGCCGTATCATCGGGTTCGGCTTGTACATCGGCATCTGTTTTACCATCACATGTTTTAAAGGCAATGGGTGTAGCCGACCAACTAGCCTACAGTTCGATTCGCTTTAGCCTTGGGAAATATACTACCGAAGAGGAGATTTTGTACACTATCAATCACGTAAAAGAAGTGATTGCCAAATTGCAGCAATAA